Below is a genomic region from Benincasa hispida cultivar B227 unplaced genomic scaffold, ASM972705v1 Contig131, whole genome shotgun sequence.
ATGCCTGTTTAGTTCCCAAGCAGTTTTAGGCAAAGAAAAAAAGTTGCAATTTCGCACCTGATGTAACCCCCATGCTGTTATTTATCAAATGATTGAATATCATCTTTgaaattttagtaatttatttcatttttataaaatctaGTTTCTAAAATTGcaattttagttcttatattcgattctcaaaattttttatatgaCTTAACAAAGAATTTGTACTTGTTCCATTAATGCTCTCTTGCTTCATATGGCACAATTTTAGCATACAGATCTTCTTGGTAGTGAACTAGAAATAGATGTTGATCCGATTGTTCTAAAATTGTAATAATTCTTCAATTATGTGGTCCATTTACTTTATTCATAGATTACTGACATCGATACCACTTGCATCCATTCGTAGGAAGATACTATAGAGGAATATTCAAGAAGTGGCATCGATCCCCTGATTGTATCACTCTATCAAATGGATTTAGATAGGACACAGTTCTTGTTGAGATCATATATTAGGAGTCGCTTGCAGAAGGTACAACTTGACTGTGGTTTAATTTTGTTCAGAGACAGTAGCTATGCTTTTATTTCtcgttttttcttctctctttataTTTCATACAAGTTTATAATGTTTTCATTGCATTTGAAATCATGAATGTTTACATTCCACGCAGTGATACAAGCATAGGGAATAGACATgacttgtgcgaccaagttgggAGAGAAGATGAATTTGAATAATACCTCAATATGCCTTATCAACTCCAATGAAAGACAGCTTATATACTAGGCCTTTTTAAAACATACATAAGCCACACATGAGCTTGACAGAAATAAAGGTTACTGGCTGCCCGCTGGTAACTAAAAATTATAGCAagtaaataattaaacagaACACTGCTTAAAAGAATACTTCTTCACCGAAGCACCCAActagaaaatcaatttaattctccaattcacGTTCCATGTATACTACTACTTCTCTTCTTTTAATTTAGAACAATCTTTCTCCCTCAGATTGAGAAGTACATGCTCTATATCTTGAAGTCAGATGAACTTTTCAGACGTCTTTCTAAAGAAGAGATAACATTTACTGATAGGTGAATGCTATCATCGTGTTGTTCATTTTCTAATAGTCTAGTAGTTTttgttcattatttttttctggAATTCATGTTGTGGTGCAGGTGTCGTCATGATATGAAAAAACATTTTGATGAGAGTGTTCTATCAAAATTGCCAAATAATTATCAGGACATTTTGAGGCAATCTATAACAAGTGAAGAGGATGACATGGGTACTCGAACACTTTCAAtaaattctttgactttttccATGAAGCACTGTCTGTGATCACATGCTCTCACATTTTTTCAAATGTTCACATTCATGTTCTGTATACCTCAATTTGAATCTGCAGATGGTAATGGATGTGGACTCTGTGTAATTCCTTTGGAAGGATCAATCTCGTTACAGAGCATTGATTAAATAGTTCATAATGGATTTGCAGTATATTTTAAGAACTTAAGGTTTCCAAAGATAAATTTCTTTCAGTATTTTTATCAATGGAGCGTTTCTATGATCTGCATAGGTGTTTCTATCATCGTGTTGTTCTCTTACAATTACTGGCACTAAAGTAACTTTAGATATGTAGGATAGTTTAGATAGACTCCCatttagtatttttattttcaatctgCCTATATAAACGGTCAAgataaactttttttaattaaatactactttggtcCCTATATTTTCAACCTTGgttcatttttgtccatttattttcattttcatttcattttaaggGACTGAAACAgtcacccttttttttttcccttccccCTTAAAAGTATAGGgacaaaaataaacattttggaAGCATAGGGACCAAAGTAGTGTTTAAACTTCTTTTTCCCTACTGAATTCAGCTTATTTATGCATTGTAATCACTTGGAAGTTACTAGCACGTGTAATTTTATAGTATAAAATCGATTAACTTGTTATTTGAATCTTAATGATTCTGGTATTGTCTGATTCAGTTCCAGAACCTCCACTGGACACGTTTGTGGTCTGCAAAAGTAAGGAATATCTTGAACATATACAGCTTGAGGATGAGGACGAGAGGGCATCTAGTAGAAtgtaacttttcttttttctcttttgtatcATTTTACTCCCTttataatttccttttttttggcTATCATATATGACTATATCCTACAAGATATTAAATTCTACAGAGAGGAGCCTTTTGAGATGGAGGCCAATGTATTGCACATTATTCGCTACAGGCCCATAAAATCACTTGTAGAGAGCGGGAGAATTGATTTGCTGTAGACAATCTCCATAGCAGCTTTGGACATCGGTACCCCTCACCATCTTTATTATCTTGCATCTTGTCTTGGTCAATTTGTATGTGATAAAAGGCATTGTTCAAGTTTGTTTTGGTGGTTTCATGGCATTAATGTTGGTGACTGTTCAATAAAGTGAATAATGTTAAGAGCAATTCCAAGGTTTGAACCCTGGATGGTTTTTCAAGGTAGTTTAACCAGAATGTCTTATTGCTAGTAAATGGTCCAGAATGAACTGTGTAGCATTAGTGCAACCAACTGCTAAAATAGTTATGGCATCTGCCTTGAACTTGACTTTTGacatatttttgtttgtatACAGATATTActaaattttaaacttaaagTCTAAACTTATTTGATCACATTGGAGATTTGAACCTCCAATCATTTGATCGAGGTGATCGCGTATCAACCATTTGAGCTAATTTTAAGATAGATCTGTATTCATATGATATGTTTcctgataaaaaaaattctgtTCAATATAAGTGTTTGGATTCAACCAAAATGAATATCcagataaaagttaaaaaatttaaaagattaaagacTTGCATAGAATAAATCAAAAAAGCTCCTTTAGTCATTTCTTTTCATATTCTTCCCTTATATTATTGTAATTCCATTTCAAAGGTGATGGAGACTATTTCATTGGTTGCTTGGATGCTAATTTCAACATTGGTTGAGCTCATAAATGAAAGGAATGGTAGAGCATCGAAAACATTAGCGAAGGTTGGTGAGCCATTTCAATCTGATATCTcatgatattaaattatgaatatAGCATTACAGTGAAACCAAACAGTATAATTTATAGCAATCAGTTACACATCAATTAGAAATGATAGATACTTTTAGAtgtttatttacaaatttagccCATGACCTTTGCGGTTTGTCTTTTCAAtacttgaacttttaaaagtttttaatatgtctttgaactttcaattttatatctaataagcTATTGAACTTTAAAATGTGTATTCACCTTAGtctaatagatatattaattgtCAATTTTAAGTCTAATAGTTATTCttctatttaatattttttttaaactcatAAATCTACTTGAAttctattagacataaaattcaaatttatatctaatagatcgaTTAATTTTGTTCAGAAATTTTGAGTATAACAGAAATGATAGAAAACTAAAAGTAGAGGGATTTATTATATATCTTCAAAGTTCTGAGACAttatacacaaaattgaaagttcagggACTAGATAAACACAAATTTAggaattaaacttgtaatttattgtattttaaatttatgtgaaaaaaaCAATTACCATAATTATTTAGTTCAAGTTTGAAATATATATGGTGGAGTTTGGTATTCCACAAATTATAATATAGCTTAGTCCAAAAAGCAAAAAAGTTGCTTctgtttaaaagaagaaaagtgaTTCTCTTTATGAAAGATGGCAGATTAGAAATCTTTCATTCATTAAAGAAAGTTAACAATTCacctccaaaaagaaaaaaaaaaaagaaaaaagaaaaaagaaaaagctatgtaataattatgtttgttttctgGATTTTGAGCCATCCAAATCTATTTTGTATGATTTACtttttgattattttaattaaggATATTTTgagatataaaaaaatatcaaatatttatataaatagaaAGGAGATGACTGATAGgcattgataaacttctatcagacgtctattactgatagatttTCATtgtctctataaaaaaaatcaagattttgctattttatgtaaataattttttattttttaatttttaaaattctccAATTAAGAAATTGTCAAATAATTAAgaatctattagacacaaaatgataaatctaaaattgtttaaaatgtttaaaatttatatattaaacacatttaaaagttcaagaacttAACTTATCATTTAATTTAACCTAACTTCTAGAAGCAAGATCTTCCCctctcttatattatataatcaaacaacaattatttacactaaaatttgaagggaaaaagatttttttagcaCCATAAGGGTAGGGGATAATCAATAGTAATTATTTACCTTAATCTTCAAGAGAATTAGACATgctaatttttatatatatgataacatgTAAAGTTAATATTagttgattatatttattttgatagGAAATATGCATTAATATATGAGGCGCaacttaaaaaaacaataacaacaataaaagatataactttcaatttaaaatattgtttttgatTGAAGTTGCAAGTTGTACCATGAAAGATTAAGGAAAGTGGATATTAGTTGTCATGCATAGCAGAGCATAGCAATGAAAAAATTCTTAATTAATGGTTACTTGCTTTCAtcatacaattaaataataataaatcataaataaaaggagagagaaaaaaaaaaataataaaatgaaagcTAATTTTTGAGAAAATTCAATGACAAATATAAGACAAGATCCACAAACATCGGAGATTGTAAGAGGAAGCTTCATTCATCAATCAAATGTTTTGCCCTCTAAATGtaccaaaaacaaaacaaaatccaaaTAATCCTTTCCAAATCCAATAAAGATCCACACATTTTTTAATGTGAGAACGAAGGTATCGAACATCTAATTTCGAAGATTATAGCACAATTTTATGTCAATCGTTTTGATCTTCTCTCCCCCTTTGAagatgattaaaatattattattatctttcatcctttgaaaattatttgtacaaaattcattttagttttgCAAATAACAACGTGAAGATTAGAGtctcaagttttgaaaattattattgatgcCTTGACTAGATATATTTAAGTTGACTCATTTTAGTTATTGTTAAccaatttttttatgattatcaaattcaaaaatataatatggttttCTTAGTACAATAACTATATGGAGATGATCGAAACTCTAACCCCGAcacaaataaatttctcttttatattTCTCTCTAACAATTCATGTTTCTTTGTGAAATATAGTTAAACTAACCTCActtatacaaaattttattacaattaaaaatatgttcgatttcttttaataaaaaaaacaaataaacttcTCTTTCATATTTCTgtctaaccattcatgtgaaattgtttaatcataTCTATGCCTTTTGTGCTGGTTAAGGaccatttatatatattgttctTTATTCTATTGTTAccttcatcaattttttttaattttaataatcacAAAGTGGAGGGATATGAATCAAAATCTGCCAGTTGTACTACCACAAGTGGACAAAAGAtattcataatttaaaaatacaaaaaaattgattatgaTTAGAATTAAagtaaactaaaattaaagCTAATTGTTTATCTTCATGATCCCACAAAATTGGAATTttacaagaattttttttttttaaaaaaaacataagcatatacattTTAAGAGAGATGTTTTAGAAGGATTTCCACTTTAAATATTGGAAattcacattttatttttttcttctttactcatGGGATTTACTTGAGaacaaattatattttatctaCACAGCCACTGGGCAATCTTTTTGGTtaacaaaataattaagaaaCAATTTTTCTccattaaaggaaaaaaatttaaaaaactgtAACTATACTCGGCCGGAAAACTGCAGAACAACCGGAAAAATCATAAGCGGCGGAATCGAAACTCCTCGGCCAAAACGATTAGGTTCAACAAAAGACGCTTTCTGGTCGCGAATCATTCATCGATCCAGCATTCTTAATATAAAATGTGTTTGCAATTCTTGCAAAACGCACTAATCTCCTCATCGGTCTGCACACTCACAGAGACAAACGGCGGCAACATCCGGCGGAAATCCGACGGCGGCGACGATGTCGGAGAATTTAACGACGGGGACGAAATTCTCGATAAGGATGGAGATACGGATCGATCTTCGTAAAGATCGAGGGTTCGGTTTCGGAGGCAAACGACGCCTGGATTCAGTAAATCGGAAGCGAAATTCGGAGAGCGAAACAATGAGGCTTCGAATATAGCCGAGGAAGAAGAGGAGATGTGGAAGAGATTGGGAAGAAATGGTCGGCGTAGCTACGGATAGCCCATGCGGTCGGAGAAAGCAGAGGATATCGATTCCGGTCTGTTTGTGGAACAGCAAGAGAAGGGGATTATGCGGCGTCTCTCGATGAGaagaaattttataattatatagaTCGAGAACGGTAATTTGGCCGGGAAGATGAAGGTTGACAGGAGGAAAGTGGAGACGCCGATAGAGCGCGGGCGGAAGGAGGTCCCCAAACGGCGGAAATGAGAGCGTTTTCATCGAGAAGGCAGTTTTATATGCCACTCTCTAGAATCATCAAAAATTACTCATTTTGCACCATTGCCCACATtgcattattttcattttccccCAATTtaattaaggtttttttttttaacaaaaaaattacgtcagaaaaattaaaaaccaactTTATATACATAAATTctcaaatattttttgaaatttctcattataagaattttccatattattataattactta
It encodes:
- the LOC120068886 gene encoding DNA replication complex GINS protein SLD5; translation: MDLDRTQFLLRSYIRSRLQKIEKYMLYILKSDELFRRLSKEEITFTDRCRHDMKKHFDESVLSKLPNNYQDILRQSITSEEDDMVPEPPLDTFVVCKSKEYLEHIQLEDEDERASSRIEEPFEMEANVLHIIRYRPIKSLVESGRIDLL